In Deltaproteobacteria bacterium, the genomic window AAACCCACATCTCAAATGGAGTGTGGTTTGAAAAAATGATCAATGTAAATAACCATGATGAGAGTATTCTCAGGAGGTTTATTGATCGGACCGCACAAATGTACCCGGAGGTATATATAAAATCAAGCCCTGCAGGCTTTGATAAGGTTAAATCTCTGGATGTATTTTTCACATCTACAGGAAAAAACAAGGCTTATGTGCAGAGCAGGGTTAATAAAGCAATGAAAATGCTGAAGAGTCTTATCCGTGATCAATAGAATGCTTGTATATTAAGAATAATATGATAATATTATAAAAAATAAAAGGAGAAAAAGATGAGTATAATATTCCCGAGTGAAGAATGGGTAGCTGTTTTTAAAGAAAAGATCAATTCCAATCCTAATTATAAGGAATCTGGAGCCAAGTGGGAGCATGGAACTATATCCCTTATAATGCAGTTTGATCAGGACATTATTGAGAAGATGAGAAAGGATCCTGTTCTTGGTAAACAGATGAAAGAGGGTGAGACATCGGTTGGGGTATGGTTAGAACTGTATCACGGGGAATGTAAAGAGGCAAAGAGGGTATCGGCGGAAGAGGCGGAGAAGGCAAAATTTGTTATAATTGGCGACTATCCCAGATGGAAGCTGGTGTTAAAAAAAGAGCTGGATCCTGTAAAAGGCATGATGCAGGGTAAGCTAAAACTAAAGGGAGACCTGCCCACCATAGTAAGGTTCGTGAAAGCGGCGCAGGACCTTGTAGATTCAGCAACATTTATAGATACCAAATTTGTAGATGAATAAGGTTCTTAAAATATAAGATCTTTATTTAAAAAGGAGTTGATATGTATGATTCGGACCTGAATTTTATATTCCGTAATCCAACAAAAATTGTATTCGGTAAAGGTGCTGCAGGAGAGGTTAAAGAAGAGGTAGAACAGTTAAAAGGGACTAACGTCCTTCTTGTAACGGATAAATTCCTTGAGAAGAGTGACATGGTTGAGAAGGTAAAAAAGGCACTCGGGAATAAATTGGCAGGCGTATTCAGTGACGTGGAGCCTGATACTGGTACACATATAGTAAACAAGGGTGCAGATTATGCGAGGATGCTCGGTGTGAATTGCATAGTAACGGTGGGCGG contains:
- a CDS encoding SCP2 sterol-binding domain-containing protein produces the protein MSIIFPSEEWVAVFKEKINSNPNYKESGAKWEHGTISLIMQFDQDIIEKMRKDPVLGKQMKEGETSVGVWLELYHGECKEAKRVSAEEAEKAKFVIIGDYPRWKLVLKKELDPVKGMMQGKLKLKGDLPTIVRFVKAAQDLVDSATFIDTKFVDE